The Candidatus Scalindua japonica DNA window CCGGACAATATCATCTGGGATGGTCGAAGTTCCAATATCACAGCCATTATTGCCAGGCATGATCATCCGCTGGGTGACTGGCAATCTGGCGATATTGTCTGGAAAATAGGGCCTGACTTTTCACCCGGTAAAGATGAACATAAACTGGGACAGATTATTGGACAGCATATGGCCCACATGATTCCGATTAATCTACCAGGTGGGGGCAATATCCTATTGTTTGACAATGGGGGATATGCGGGGTTCGGTTCCCTGTTACCAGGTTTGCCGCCACACTTCCCAAATAAATTGAGGGACTATTCTCGTGTTATCGAATTTGATCCCCGGACGTTTGAAATTGTATGGAAGTACGAAAACAAAAACCCGCTCGATGGTGAGCGTAAATTTTTCAGTTCCTTTATAAGCGGAGCTCAAAGGCTGCCAAACTCGAATACCCTGATTACAGAAGGTGTCAGGGGACGTGTTTTTGAGGTTACACCGCAAGGAGAAATAGTATGGGAATTCATCTCTCCATTTGGAGCAGTTCCTGTGGACGGGTGTACTAATGCCAATAGTCAGGCGCTTCTTCCTCTGGCTTCTCCGATTGAATCACAAGAACAAGGCTCTGCCAATACTGTCTACCCTGTCTACCGTGCATACAGGGTCCCACCCTGGTGGCTTCCTGAAAATCTGGATTGTACTGGTCAATAGTAATACCAGAACAGTCTCAATTCATGAATGAATAGTTTATGGAGGAAGATAAGGCGCTGCGTAAAATGTGCATATTACCTTTCACGTTGTGGGCCTCATCTCAGCTCTTGTACTTAATAAACATAACTATAGGGGCAATCGGAAACATACGTGGAAACTATTGTTTATGACTATTATAAAATTACGATTTATTTTCAAAAGGGAAAAACAGCAATATGCAATTTAGAGTTGGACATATGGAGATTACAAATATATGCAATTTCAAATGCACGTTCTGCGCTGACAGTCAAATGTCACGAAAAAGACGTATTATGAGTCCGGATTTGTTTTACAGAGTTATTGATGAAATAGCTTCAGAACAATTAGCAGAAGCCATTGCACTTCATGTATTTGGTGAACCGTTAATTCACAGGGATGTGTGTGAATTTATTAAATATGTGAAGAACAAAGGATTAAAGCTCAATATTACAACAAACGCTTCACTATTGGAGGATAAGCATATAGAGACGATTTGTTCATTCATGCAAAACGATGAAGACAGCGTACATATTAGCTTTAGGTCCACAAATGAGGCAGTATTCGGAATACACGGGTGTAATGATACTTTCGATAATTATTTACGTCGAATCCAGGATTTGATTAAAATGAAAATATCAACGGAATCACCGTTTCGATTAAGATTAGATGTTTTCTGGAAAACAATCTTCAATTATCCTGTACTCCTGCGTAATAGTAAACTGATGGAATATATACTGGACGCAAAGTCTTCACATAAACTGGTTAAATGGATACAGGATATTGTCAGTGAAAAACCATATTATGATAAGATTAATTACAGTATTTTTGGTAGTACACGGACCGTGAACTTTCATAATAATATTGTTCTCTGTTTTCAGCCTCTTACAGAGTCAATAGACAGCAGTTTTAATAACCGTATGAGAGCAAGCACAGGATATTGTGATATGAGATACTTTACTGTTTTTTGTGATGGAAAGGTAGGGCCATGTTGTAATAATTACGATGCGAGAATATCTTTTGGAAATGTTAATGACAGAAGTTTGAAAGAAATATTATTTGATCAAAAAACTCTTACCTTCAGAAAGAAAATGAGTTGCGGGAAATTACCTCATGAATTCTGTAAACTATGTCGTGGGCATACAAATATACTTGGGTTGACTACAAAACAGGTATTGAATTACATTAAAGTCAAGATTGATCCATATGGAAATAGAAAGTTCATTTTTAGAGAAGAACATAATAATTATGGTGATAAAAAATAAAAGATTGTCAATTTGCGCAAATATAGTGGTGGATAGCAGTAGGGTGGGCACTGTCCACCAGAAACATTCTCCATCCGGAAACAAAATTCGTAGGGTGCGTTTTACGCACCAGAAACACTCCAGCATAAACAAGTATTTGTTTAATAGATAACACCATTGCCATATCCAATGTTGTTAACGGTGCATGGAATGCACCCTACCGCCCACCAGAAACATTCTACGTCCGGTAACAAAAATCGTAGGGTGCGTTTTACGCACCAGAAACATCCCGGCATAATCAAGTATCTGTTTAATAGATAACACCATTGCCGTATCCAACGTTGTTAACGGTGCATGGACATGGTATAAATATGAAAGTTAAAACGTGTAATTTATGACGAATAAGAAAACGACTATAAGGAAGCCATGAAAGCAGGAGAAAAACAGAAAAGCAATAAGATGAAATTTGTATTTTAGCTAGAAGCATCCGGTCAGGTTTTTGCGTATACCGTTCTTGTCATACCCGCCCGCCTGGCTCAACCGTTCGCCAGCCCGACAATGTCATTCTGGCGAGGGCTGTTCTGGCGGGGACGGGTACCTATTCGGGCAGGAATTCCTTTATCGGGTATCTATGTGACTCGTTCTATATCAGATTCAACCATAATACGCACAAGCTCCTCCAGCTGTGTAGCAGCTTCCCATCCAAGATTTTCCTTCGCTTTTGAAGGATCTCCAATAAGGAGCTTAACTTCTGCGGGTCTGTAAAAATCTGGAGAAATTAACACAACTACCTCATTTGACTTCCTGTTAATCCCCCTGGTATCTACTCCTTCTCCTTCCCACACTATATTAATATCGGCAGCCATGAATGCAAGTTCGACAAACTCTCTTACCGTATGGGTTTTTCCCGTTGCGACAATATAGTCGTCCGGCTCTTCCTGTTGAAGCATCAGCCACATTGCCTCAACATATTCCCTCGCATAGCCCCAATCTCTCTTTGCGTCTAGATTACCCAGAACGATATTATCTAGTAAACCATGCTTTATCCTGGCCACTCCGTTAGTAATCTTGCGGGTAACAAATTCGATTCCTCTTAATGGGGATTCATGGTTGAATAATATTCCTGAGCAATTGAACAAGTCATATGATTCTCGATAATTTACCGTCATCCAATGCGCGAAAAGCTTTGCTACAGCGTAAGGACTTCTGGGATGAAATGGGGTATTTTCACTCTGAGGTATTTCCTGGACCTTGCCAAACATCTCTGATGTAGAAGCCTGATAGAATCTTGTTTCCGGGCTGAAGTGTTTTATAGCATCCAGAATACCTAAGACACCAATGGCGTCAACCTGTGAAGTTACTAATGGTTGATCAAAAGATACTTTTACAAAGCTCTGGGCGGCAAGATTGTAAACCTCATCCGGCTTTAGTTTCATAATAGTATCAGTTACATTTGTATTTTCAAGGAGATCCATGTAGACAATTTTAACCTTTTCATCAATTCCAAGTTCTTTCATCCTCCAATTTATCTGGTCGGTACTCCTTCTATCCGCACCATAAACATCGTATCCTTTTTCAAGTAAGAAACTGGCCAGGTATGCTCCGTCCTGGCCCCTTATTCCGGTAATTAGTGCTTTTTTCATTTAATTTTCCTTAGTGTTTTTGTATTAAATACCTTTTGTACAGGAATTGTTAAGCGTAATATCTGCAATAGCTTTTGATTTGGAGATAAGTAGTAAAACACGTTACAAAATGGGAATAAAGCGATATAACTCATTTCCAGGTGCTTATTATGAGCAATCCAGTGTAATGATGAAAAACCCGAGTAAGTTGGGACAATCAATTCGATATGGAATTTTATCAAAGCAATAGCAAAATGTCAAAGAAACTGTAGCAAATTTGTCAATCCAGAATACAAATGAATTGAATACGTCCCATAAGAAATGTCAATGAGATAGGCACTTATGAATATTTGTGAGGGACATTATTACTGGTTATAGGTGATGGTAACTGTTTAAACTACTCTTGTGTTTCTGATAGATTTATTTTTCGATAATTGCACCAGAAAACTGTGTAGAAAACAAGGGTAAAAGGGATTAATAGAAAGAAAATTACAATGAAGATTATAGCACGGTCGTTAATAGGCGCTTCAGCAAAAAAAAAGAGTGAGATCATGATATATAAACCAAATAACCACATTATTATTAACTGTCTTTTTGTTATTTTGTACACCTTAAAACCCTTATCTTTTAAACAGAAGGTTAACTATTCCCTGACCATGTCAGCTGGTTTATGTTCCACGCGGGATATAATCTCCCGATAAAAACAAGTCATAATTCAGGTTTTCAGCATGATGTTTAATATTTTATACATTATTGTGTGAAAATCAATACAAAAACTTATGAGATGCGTATATATTGCTAATTCAAACATGTATTTTTTAAACAAAAATTATTTAAAAATATAGCTACAGGATAATTTAAATATGACGATAATAACTGGAGACCTGTTTTAAATGAATCATTTCTTTATTATAAACACTGATAATGATATCTAACAGGTATTATATATTATAAAGAAGATACTGTTTTTGATAAAAAAAAAGTGAAATGGTCAATAAAAAAAGGATGGTGTTATGAGAAATATTATCTTTGTTGATAATGATTCTGTTGCAACCCGGAAACTAAAAAAACTGCTTGGCACAATGTGTCCTGAATGGGAGATAGAGGTTACCCGGAGTGGAAAAGAAGCCCTGGATTTAATGTCCAGGTCCCCATTTGATGTTATTGTTTCTGATCTGCGTATACAGGGAATGAACGGGATAGAACTATTTGAAACCGTTAGTGAAAGCTATCCGGAAACTGTTCGTATCATCCATTCAGAAGCTTCAGACTTAAGGTCAACCATGATTGTACACCAGTTTCTGAAGAAACCATGTTCCGCGGAAGCAATGAAGAACACTATTTTACGCACATATAAGCTTCAGGAATTGTTAAGAAAAAAAATATTAAGAAAAACTGTCGCAGGTATTAAAAATCTGCCCAGTCTTCCCCGCTTATATAATATGATTGTTGAAGAGATGCAGTCTCCGGATGTATCCCTTAAAAAGGTAGGTTATTTAATTTCACAGGACATCTCAATGTCAGCCAAAATATTACAACTGGTTAATTCCGCTTTTTTTGCTCTGCCACAAAAAATTACTGATCCTCAACAGGCATCAGTTTATATCGGCCTTGAAACGCTAAAATCACTCGTGCTCTCTATCCATGTGTTTTCTTCATTAACAAAAGACGCGGAATCGTATGGCTTCTTTCCTGTGAAAATGTGGAAACATAGTTTGAAGACTGGCAAGCTGGCCAGTGACATAGCGCGTTCAGAGAATGCCGATAGAGCAATAGTGGATGGGGCGATGATATCCGGGATGCTGCATGACATAGGAAAACTCATAATATTACTGGAAATGCCCAAAGAGTTCATTGACGTAATGAACCTTGTTGAAGCTACCGGCTGCTGTCCGACAGAGGCTGAGTATTCTATACTGGACACTTCTCATGCGGAATTGGGCGCCTATCTGTTAGGGCTATGGGGTCTTCCAGGTAATGTAATTGAATCAGTTGCTTTCCATCACAAACCTTCAGAATTGATAGAGCGTATGTTCAATACGCCGTCTGAAACCATAGGAGATGATTCGGAAATAACGAAATCGAAAGATGCTGATATAAAACTACAGGCAGAAGAGAAGCCAGCAACAGCGTTTACCGCGTTGACGGCTGTGCATATAGCGAATGCCTTGACGATGCAGGGAGATTGCTCTTCTGATACACCTTATTTCCCATACGTTGACATGTCATACTTAAAAAAACTTGGTCTGACAGACAGACTGCCTCAATGGGTAGAGCTTTATGAGCAGACAAAACAGGTATCCGAGATAAATATAGTTTAGCCAGGCTCGAATTGCGTTAATCATAAGCTATTTAAATACTTCAACCTATCCCTGTTTACATCAAAAAAACAACTAAAGCTTTCGCCAGATTCACCGACAATAATCTATAGAGTTATGAGTACAAGGATGACTGGAGTCGTGTATTCTCTCAAATAATGAAAAAGAATTTGAGTCCTTACTATTTGATTAATACTATGTTTAAGTTTAATAAAAAATTCATAGATCCTGAAAACAGTGACAGGCAAAATAAAATCCCACTGATCGCCATCAGCATTTTGATCGTTCTGATTATAGGGATTATAATTATTACAAAGTTCCAGTTAAAACAGGAAGAAAAGGAGAAACGGACAGGAGTGCTTAATAACAGCCTCCAACTGATAAATCTTATTTCAATGTACCCAATCAAAGATTTTGAAACTGACAAGCGGGATCTCTTCTTCAAAACACTCATAAACAATTCTTTAAATTCAGGTCTTTTATACTGCTACGCTCACGACCTTACAGGAAAGGTTATCGCTTCATTTACTATGAGTGATTCAGTAAAAGATTCACCTTGGGAGATCCAGAGGAGCTCACTATTTTCGATGTGGTTGACGAAACAGACCTTCAATGAGCCTGGTACAGGAAAAGCGATTTATGAGTATGCTAAACCTGTCTTTGAGAATAACCAGAAGACCGGGACGGTAAGGATAGGATTTCAAGTCCCTGAAATAGTGGTTTTCAAAGGAGAACGGTTAAGTCATTTGTCTATGATAGTTTTTCTTATACTCGCTACCATTATTCTTTTCTATTATGGTGTCCTCATCGTCATAAAACCTCTTCAAAAAATCATGAAAAACAGTAAAAAAATCATCCATTCGTCAGTACCGGAAAGCAATAACGGAGGACAAGGCACAAATATTGTAAATATCATTGGAGAGCTTAATAAATCATTTTCAAACATTCAAGACAGGATAACCAGGATCGAATCAGAAAACATTGAATTGAGCACAAAAATGGGGGCTATCTCTTTTGAGAAAGATCAAATTATTAATCTCCTGAATTCTTTGAGCTTCGGAATAATAACCACCGACCTGCATGACAATATTAACTATATAAATGATTATATAAGTAACCTGATAGGCAGGCAATTGAAAGACGTGCTTGATCAACCGTTTGATCAGATAATCGAGAATGATGATATTGCATTGAGCATTTTGCAATTTGAACAGATAGAAACTGCCGGAAATGGTAAGAATATTGAAACAACCTTCCCAAACTTTTCTCCCGGAGAAACTTTTGGAGTCTCCCTGTATAACCTTACTGATAAGTCAGGGGAGTCTATAGGCAAGATGATCCTGGTCAAAAATATCACTTTCCAGAAAATGGGAGAAAAAACCCAGCAGGAATTTATCTCACATGTATCACATGAACTTCTGACCCCTTTAACGACAATTAAATCATACAATGAGATGTTAATGGATGGTGAAATAGACAAGGAAGAGATGCAGAAAGAGTTCTACAACACCATAAGTGAGGAAACATCACGTTTAACCCGCCTTATTCAGAATCTTTTGAATATCTCAAGAATAGAAACAGGTGAATTAGTAATAAACAGAGATTTTGTCAGAACTGAATTACTTTTTGAAGATTGTGCTGCTGCCATTAATGCTTCCGCTCTTAATAAAAACATAAGCTTTCAAAAATTATTACCAGACACATTTCCATCACTGAACGGTGATAAAGAACTACTCAAGGTATCGATTAACAATATCTTGAATAACGCGGTAAAATATACTCCTGAAGGAGGCAGAATCTCATTTTCACTCTACGAGTACAACAACACTGTGACATTTGAGGTAATCAATACAGGTGGCGGCATTTCTAAAAATGATATACCCCGCATTTTTGATAAATCCTATCGTTCCGATGACAAACATGTTTCAGAGCAGTACGGGTCAGGGTTAGGTCTTGCAATAACATCTGAGATTATCAATCTCCATGGAGGAGAAGTTGAAGTACAAAGTGAGCCAGGAAAGGAAACCTGTTTTAAGATAAACATTCCGAAGGGAGAATATTACCTTGAAGATAAATAAAACCATTCTGGTCATTGATGATGACTCCCATATAAGGAGGGTTATTGAGCTTAAGTTGAGAAAGGCCGGATATGAGGTAATAATTGCCGAGAATGGAGAATCAGGGATTCAGATCTGTAATACCAGGTTGCCGGATGCTGTCATCACAGACGTTGTAATGCCAAAAATGGACGGTAAAGCAGTCCTTAGAAGAACTAAGGAATTAAAAAAGGAATATTCTTTCCTGACCATTATTATAAGCTGCTCGATAGGTTTTGAGGAGCATCACTGGATAAAAGATATACCCGACACTCATTTTATGGAAAAACCGTTTAGTCTTAATAAAGTATTGGATTGTGTTGATCAATACTTCGGAATTAAAAGATGATTATGCACATTGAATATTTTCAGGAACTATTCTGCGGCTTAACTCAAATCAGCCCGTTAAACTTTGAGGTCTGGAATGGTGACGGTCCGGTGTTCTCTTCAAGATTTGACGGCGCAGACACAACCATCAGCAGCCAGATAGAAGAGTTTTCTGATAGTGTCATGAGCCAGGGGGTATTCCGTCATACTTCTATGAACGGCTGGAAAGCGGTATTTGGTGTTCCCATTAGAAACAATGAGCAGACAGTCGGGTGTCTGCTTGCCTACAGCAAAAATTCAAATAAAAATCTCATACCTGATGAAAGTGCTTACGCGGAAATTCCTGATGTTAAAGGGGTCGAAATGTTTCTTACCCGCCTGGTATCATTTATAGAAGATAAATGGGAAGGTGAGCAGGAAAAAGAGAAGATTACTGAAGAACTTGGCCGGAGTTTCGAAGATCTATATCTCTATTCCCAGGTTGCAAACCAGATAAAAACGTTATTGTCCTCCAATCAAATGAACAACGATCTGGTTTTAGATACCATGAAAACAATGCGGGTAGACATCTCCTTCGTCAATTTATTTAACCATGAAGGAAGTAAAATAGCCTTTAATGAAGATAGTTTATACCTGCAATTTTCTGGCATTGCGGAAAAATTTGTAGGAAAGCTTATAAGAACTCTTACTGTTCAAGAGAAAGTAGAAAAGAGAACACATTTTACTATTCATGATTCCAGGACAGACAGTCAATTCAGCAAATTGTTTATTGCTCAATACCGTTTACTTGCAGTAAAGATCACACATGACAACAAATTTTACGGGTGGTTGGGACTGATTTCATTTAATCTTAAAGAATCTTTCAGAAGAAGCGAATTGAGGCTCTTGATTTCTATGGCTGAGCAGCTTGCCATGTTGATAACCAATACTGACCTGTACAAAGAATTAGAAGGATTTGTTATCAATTTGATTAAGTCAATGGTCTGTGCTATTGAAGCGAAAGATGTATATACCAGCGGCCACTCTGAACGAGTCAGTGAATTATGCTTGAATATGGCAGAATATATGGATCTGACAGAAGATGATAAAAAGAACCTGAAATGGGCCGCCATCCTGCATGATGTCGGGAAAATAGGTGTGCCTGAATCTATTCTGTGTAAAGAAGGGCCTCTGGAAGATGATGAGTATCGTAAAATTAAAGAACACCCAAAAAGAGGGTTTGAGATCCTTAAACATATTAAGCAACTGGTGCCTATAACCCCCAGTATTTTACATCATCATGAGCGCTATGATGGAAAGGGATATCCTGACGGGCTGAAAGGTGATGAAATCCCATTATATGCACGCATTATTGCTATTATTGACACATACGATGCTATAACTTCACGGCGGTCTTACCGGTCGGCAAAATCTTCGGAGGAAGCTATGTCAATTATTGAAAAGGTTGCCGGCACACAATTAGACCCGAATCTGGTTTTAATATTCAAAGAGGTATACAGGGACTCAATCGTTGTAAAAAAAGATGAGCAAATCTCTGGGAAGGAGAAAGCAAGATGGCAATGTCAGCAATTAACATAACTAAAATTGGTACAAATACCGTCCTGACTCCAAGAGCTTCATTATCGCATAAGAATTATGAGGATCTTGATACGCTATTCAAAGATTGTATCAGCCACCAGAAAACGCAGATTATTCTGGACTGCAAAGCGGTGTCATTCATCGACAGTGAAATACTTGGCCTTATGGTCAAGACGCATGAAGCGCTTTCAATGCAGGAGAGAATGTTGAAAATAATTAACCTGGTTGAGATATGCCGGGACATACTGACGATAACACGGCTCATAAAGATTTTTCACGTTTACAAAAACATCAATGACGCACTTAAAAACGTACCATTAAAAGATGATAATTTAATACCAAAAAGAAGAAAACTTGGCGAAATTATGGTCAACCAGGGGCGTATTACTCCTGATGAGCTAAACGTCTATCTCGCCACACAAAAGGAAACCTGCAAACCAATTGGAAAATTATTTATTGAAAATAATATCATTACGGAAGAAGAGATGATCCGTATTCTCGGAGAACAGCATGGGATCCCAAAAGTCTGGCTGAGGAAAGGGCTGGTAGACGGAAGGATTGTGAATGTTTTATCTAAGGAAAAGGCGCTGCGTTATAAAGTAATCCCCATTTTTAAGGTTAACAATATCCTGACACTTGCCACGTCAGATCCAAACGCTATCTTTGTGTTTGACGAAATAGCAAAAATTACTAACCTGGTAGTCCAGCCCGTTCTCTGCCGTACTGATGACATTCTTGATATTATCGAAGAATACTACAAAGAGGGGGGTCATACAGATGTCAATGATATCCACCTTGACGATAATCTTGAGCTTGTTGAAACTGCAACTGAAGAAGAGATAAATGAATTAGCACAAATGGCTGAAGATAGCCCGATAGTTAATCTGACCAACAAAATTCTTCTCAAGGCTATCAGAGATGGTGCGAGCGATATACATTTTGAGCCGCAGCGGAACAAATTCCGCATACTGGTCAGGATTGACGGAATATTGTATGACTTTATGTCCCCTAAAATAGAGATTCATCCGTCTCTTGTCTCAAGGTTAAAGATTATGGCAGGTCTTGATATCTCTGAAAGGCGCATGCCCCAAGACGGCCGTATCCAGGTACGGACAGATGGCAGGACCGTAGATCTCAGGTTTGGATCAATGCCGAGCATTCATGGCGAAAAAGTTGTTTTGAGGGTGCTGGATAAGAGTAATGCCATCCTTGACCTCAATAAGCTTGGGTTTAAAAATGTAATACTGGACCAGTTTAAATCGATCCTCAGAAAACCCCATGGGCTCATTCTGGTCTGCGGTCCTACCGGCAGTGGAAAGACAACCACCCTCTATTCCGCTATAACAATGCTCAACTGCATGGAAAAAAATGTTATAACCATTGAAGATCCGGTTGAATATCAGTTGGATGACATCAACCAGAACCAGATCAAGGATTCCATAGGTCTCAACTTTGCCAAGTTTCTGAAACATGCTCTCCGTCAGGACCCTGATATTATACTGGTGGGAGAAATCAGGGACCGTGAAACAGCTGAAATTGCGATCCAGGCTTCACTGACCGGCCATCTTGTTCTTTCGTCGCTTCATACGAACGACAGCCCCAGCGCCATTACCCGACTCCTGGAAATGGGAGTTGAACCATACCTCATCTCTTCCGCCCTGCTGGGTTGTCAGGCACAACGTCTCGTCCGGACAATCTGTCCGGACTGTAAGACAAGCTACTTCCCCTCAAAGGCAGAATTGCAGGAACTTGGATTTGACAATGATACAACAATCCGGTTGTACAAAGGCAAAGGGTGTTCTTCCTGTTATGACTCAGGTTTCAAAGGACGTTTCGGGCTCTATGAACTCCTGCCTTTAGACGAAGAGCTCCAATCGGTAATACTGGAAAATCCGAATGCAACCGCTATAAAAAAACATATTAGCGGAAATGGTCATCAGAGATTGAGAGAGCTTGGATATGAGAAGGTAATTGAGGGTTTAACCACCATAGAAGAGGTAAGGCGGATCGCGATTTGAGAAATAGAGCAAATAATCAGAATAATTTATTCGGATGGTAAAAGACTATGGCTTTATCGTTAAGTAACAATTATAAAGATAGCGCGTCAATACATCTTAAGAAAGAGTCTCGCGTTAAATCGATATCCCTGAACGATATTTTCAGCAGAATTGGCAAACCTGTCAAGTCAGCCGAACTTATGTTTTTCTGTTCGCATCTGTCCCTGATGTTTGAAATTAAAACTCCTTTGAACCAGGCGCTTAAAACGATAGAGAACCAGACTCAAAATGCGGCTTTTAAGAAAGTGATACAATCCATGACTAAAGATGTTGAGGAAGGGCGGCAGCTTTCTGACGCTATGAAACGACATCCACGGTTTTTCAATACAATGTTCACAAGCATGGTTAAAGCCGGAGAGAACGGCGGTTTTCTCCATGTTGTTCTGGAGAAAATCGTTGAAATGCAGGAAAAACGTCAACGGCTTATATCACAGATAAAGTCCGCGTTAACCTATCCCGCTTTCCTCTGTATTTTAGGTTTTCTCGCGATAATTTTTATCATGGTCAGCGTGTTGCCAAAGTTTACCGGATTATTTGAAGGAAAGGAGAGTGTCTTACCGTTCACGACTCTCTGTTTGATGAATGGAAGCTCTTTTTTGCGAAGCTATTGGTGGTTGTGTATTTTATCCTGCGGCGGCCTGCTGACAGGTATAAAAATCTTCAAAGAC harbors:
- a CDS encoding type II secretion system F family protein produces the protein MALSLSNNYKDSASIHLKKESRVKSISLNDIFSRIGKPVKSAELMFFCSHLSLMFEIKTPLNQALKTIENQTQNAAFKKVIQSMTKDVEEGRQLSDAMKRHPRFFNTMFTSMVKAGENGGFLHVVLEKIVEMQEKRQRLISQIKSALTYPAFLCILGFLAIIFIMVSVLPKFTGLFEGKESVLPFTTLCLMNGSSFLRSYWWLCILSCGGLLTGIKIFKDSKHGKALIEWFLVSGPLVSNLCTKIYTNELLRILGNLIESKVSFIEALEVTRGTIRNSYFRDFIDKTIKHMENGGKFSDQFVHFPYIMESVKQMVVTGEDTGNLSTAMLRLNKHYDLEIEQDLKKLTALIEPAALVVMGAVIGIIVSSIILPMFKLSQVIG